From the genome of Oncorhynchus gorbuscha isolate QuinsamMale2020 ecotype Even-year linkage group LG18, OgorEven_v1.0, whole genome shotgun sequence:
GGGGACGCTGCAGTATGTTTCCCACTATGCATTACTTCTCCTGTGTAAATGAATGATCAGCATGGAGTAGAGTGGGGAAATGTATTGCCACTTGTGTAAGATTGTGggtgataatatatatatataattttgtataatggcaatttgcatatactccagaatggtatgaagagtgatcagatgaattgcaattaattgcaaagtccctctttgtgatgcaaatgaactgaatccccaaaaaacatttctactgcatttcagcccagccacaaaaggaccagttgacatcatgtcagtgattttctccttaacacaggtgtgagtgttgacgaggacaaggctggagatcaccctgtcatgctgattgaattTGATTAACAgattggaagcttcaaaaggagggtgatgcttggaatcattgttcttcttcTGTCAGCCATGGTTAAATTGTCAGgatggtgggtgtagctggtgtataaagtcaggcgcaggagagcagagatgagtgaaaCAACGCACTTTACTCAACAGCACAAAGTAAACAATTTACGAAGTGCAAAAAGAACGGTTGCCACAAAGCATGGGTGATAAACAGCTCCCGGTACAAACCAGCCGGAACATACCGACCTGAACAaataacaatcacacacaaagacatgggggaaacagaggattAAATACATGCCCAGTAATTGGGAAAtcaaaaccaggtgtgtgggaaaacaagacaaaacaactggaaaattacaaatggatcggcgatggctagaagaccggtgacgtcgaccgccgaacaccacccgaacaaggagaggcatcgacttcggcCAAGGTCGTGACAcaactgcaaggaaacacgtgccatcatcattgctttgcacaaaaagggctttacaGGCAacgatattgctgccagtaagattgcacctaaatcaaccatttattggatcatcaagaacttcaaggagagctgttcaattgttgtgaagaaggtccagcaagtgccaggaccgtctcctaaagttaatTCAGCTTGCTCagaaatggcagcaggcaggtgttagtgcatctgcacgcacagtgaggcaaagacttttggaggatggcctattgtcaagaagggcagcaaagaagccacttctctccaggaaaaatatCAGGGACAgcctgatattctgcaaaaggtacagggattggactgctgaggactgggattAAGTCagtttctctgatgaatcccgtttccaattgtttggggcatacggaaaaaagcttgttcagagaagacagggtgagagcTACCATCAGtcatgtgtcatgccaacagtaaagcatcctgagagcattgatgtgtggggttgcttctcagccaagggagtgggcacACAATTTTGCCTGAGAACACAGCCataaataaagaatggtaccaacacatcctccgacagcaacttctcccaaccatccaggaacaatttggtgacaaacaatgccttttccagcatgatggaggacctttccataaggcaaaagtgataactaagtggctcagggaacaaaacatcaatattttgggtccatggccaggaaactccccagacctgaatccacttgagaacttgtggtcaatcctcaagaggcgggtggacaaacaaaaacccacaaattctgacaaaatccaagcattgattatgcaagaatgggctgccatcagtgtcaggccctgaccttagttatctttgttttctttattattttggttgggTCAGGGTGTGATGAGGGTGATATGTGTTTTTggcctgtctagggtttttgtatgtttatggggttttttctagtctaggtgtttttatgtctatggttgcctagattggttctcaatcagaggcagctgtttatcattgtctctgtgATATGTGTTTTGTCCTGTCTATTAATGATTGGCAAAATGTCTGCTTTCGGATTAGGATCCCAAATTAATGTAAGCAGTAGCAACTGGCCATTCAGTGCAGGTGGGACAGAgcctaaaataaaacattttggggggtctttcctgttttgcatgttattttgacaTTAATATATGTCACTTTTTTAAACATTGTTTACAAACTGATATCACTGAgttaaagctgcatacaaacatggtctcttttgtttattgagtaaggcagctccaaaatgcgcTTTCTGTgatggggcaagccagcagaaaatacggagtgttctgtcactcatggggacactaagTCAACTCCAAGTCTAAGGGTGGAGCTAGAAAATTCAaaccccttgggtgctgccatagagttacattagaagtgcccatccaagaaggctcaaggtcattggccacagataaaattacattAAATCACATATCTAcagattggactgatcatgtcaacatcatactttcaaatcttagctagcagtcatcattgtgaatcaagttgacaatctactggcaaatcctttttattCCTTgacatatgaagataaataattaAGAGAAATAATAGATAAAAACGtatcagtgctcatcggccattggacataaacattacacaagttggaaatcgcaaattcaacaatgagtggtttggaaggaatcagtggctaactgcaagcattgcaaagcaataaTTATCCTGCTATTCAGTGCAGTGactgtgtggtcccaagtctaagATTAAGGGTCTCATTTCCtaatttaaaatgataaacattcaacattggccatgctgtcaatgaagcatgatttgtgccgcgcTCAAAACAAGTTAACTCAGAACTGCAAAatttgacttcagtgagttcaagacaactgggaactctggaaaaacGAGCTACGATtgggaaaatacgttttaaactttcatccaactcggaattgtacaTTCGGAacttgggcctctttctagagatacgacctgaagatcactgatgtcatcatGAATCAACCCTTTTTTTGTttaagttcccagttgtcttgaaaaaaCCATAAagccagagaatgccagactttgatgacaaagtttgatgacaaaattcgTCACACGAAGGACatccgcgccaccttcctgttcaagtgagcacagcacaaggtgagtccaaaaatgtcttgtatgctgctgcataaattatgtaatatgccagggagatatgtatactgtagctaagaaagtaatattaAGTGTAttttgtgtagtaagctgttagtagcccatgtgccccACCCTAATAATTttgtctattttcacctcttaatttcacctaatattctgacttggtggtgcacatgtagcctataacctgtttttagagaaatgtaatcatcaaatatttTAAGagatttcattgtctgcttatattgtatgacccctttatttatcctatggttctgacttggtgtacacggagaacactgtaagaacggcacATGTTCTGAATTATGTTGCTGTACATTACCAAGGTGCTGAacttatattgactacgtccgacctagctcgctcattaatgtcttcatAGAAATTACTGATTGCCTCTTAATCTGCTTGTTGTCCCTTTATGCCATAGTtagtacatctcaattgtcagtagaaaccacatttgtttaagcaagtcagccatatcagctatgttttttaaaaggcagtaaatgaagctgaatgaactgtttcgctgccagacaaggctccgctgatagccaggtgtagcagtggtacgGTGTTGAGACTGcttttgggacagctttatgtaggtcctaacagtttgtgggcaccttttgtcactgttatagtgcaattaaatgtattgtttagtgttgtgttgtgtagtgtagtggctttgctagCAATGCAGCCTACTTTAGTTTTTTTTGggccaagatttacatgctaaaatcgccactggttTGAAGCATTGAAGATTAACACTTACCACACATTTTCACATAGCAAATGTTCTTTGAGTATAATTATAATTAAAAAAATCAGGAGAAGGGAATCAGTCTCACACAATATCTTTAAACAGAGGAACGAGTGTTGCGTAGGAGTGACGCCACATGTCAGAATAGTTTATGCTATTGACCTGAAAAGCAGTCTATCCCTtactcctctctctatatcctcactATTTGGCCTTTACATGGACCTTCATGTGCACGTTGAGGTGAACCTTCTGAGTGAAGAATTTCCTACAGACCTCGCAGCAAtagggcttctctcctgtgtggatcTTCTGACGGATTCTGAGTGTAGTGGCGAGATGAACATTTTCCCACACTCAGAACACTTGTAGgacttctctcctgtgtggaccCTCAGCTCTCCTGCCTGTCTGAAGCCCTTTCCACAGGAGTGGCAGCGGTAGGGCTTCTCCCCGATGTGGATCTCATAGTTTCCTGTCAGTTCCTCTGAGGACCGGCACTGTTtaccacacacactgcagaggTACAGCTCCTCCTGCGTGTGCACTCTTACATGCACGTTGACATTTCCCATGTGCCTGAATGACTTGCAGACCTTACAGGGGAAGGAGGGTTGTTGGCtctggatggaggatggagactCCTGGGAGGTCTCTGCCCCGTTCCTCCCGCTTACCTTTGACTCTTTTGAGCCCTTACTCTCTGCCCTTTCCACTTCCTCTCCTGCGTGAGTTTTCCGTCTGCAGTTGTTGGTACTCATCATCACTTCCTTGGCTCTCACTCTCACTGGGGCTTTCACTCCATGCTGAGGAGCTGTCTGTGTTTTCCTCTGAGGAAGGCTGTGTCAGCGAGTGCCGATGAGTGTACAGTTCGGTATGCATGTGACAACTGAGGTGCGTCTTTCATGGCTGGTCTTGCCCTCCTGTCCCAGACAGTGGCTCCACTCCTGTGGCTGGTCATGGGGATCCTCCATGGAGCCTGAGAGTGCGAGCATTCGAGAATCTGAAAAGACAGATTATATTATTAGTTCAAATGACCATCGGGCATAAAATAGTGAAAATGACCCACAACCTATTGATAATAGTAATAGATAGAACAAAATATCTAAGAGGCATCCACTTCATCAAAGCAAACTACACCTTATGTTGATGATACCGTACCATTATTCAAGTGCACAACAGTGACAAATTATAGCTACTTAGTAGCTGTGGTAGACAGATATGGATTTGTTAGAGACAGTAATACATAGGTTAGGTACTATGGTACTGTTGCCAGGAACAAGATAGGTCCAGAGTATACTTTAGAAAATTGTACATAAACTTCAAATTAGCTACCAGTCTAGCTAGTTCCAGGCCTGAGattagtgtttcagtgttcaccGCAACGTCCAACATGCTCGGTAGGTGCACGTCGTTCTCCTGCTTGAAACATAACATTTGACCCTCATACTTGGTAATCATTTAAGGCTAGAAAGGCTAGAAACACCTTAAGAGATTCCAATCGAGCCATTTTGGTGAATAAGTTCATGGTTGCAAGCAGCTATTGAAGCCATACTAGGAAATATTTGGCGAAGCACCCATTCTCTTTTCGTCCACCTGTGCAGGCTGGAGCCTGAATGTTTGTGCAATACTGCCACCTAGCGTGTTAGCTCATAATGTCCAGTGTGAGTGAGTTTTTCATAAGTAAAATCAAAGATAGTACCGTATCTGTGGTAAAATTATGCTTTGGGTTTATTTTTTACAGTGTAGAGCTTAAGTTTAAGTGGAGGCCAAGGCAACGCAGATTAGTTAATCACTACTTTATTCTATTAGGACCAAATAAAACCAAGCTGCACAACATATCTgtaggagtagcagacagtgtatgtgtgtggagggatggaggactcTGCTTGTCAGGCTTAATGTGGTCTGTGGCTTGGATCATAGACTGGccagcacagagccctgacctcaaacccatcaaacaccattgggatgaattggaataccGGCcgagagccaggcctaatcggccatcagtgcccgacctcttTAATGATCTTGTCGCTGAAATGAAGCAAGACCCCTGTAATACATTtcataaaaaaaattaaaatatgtagatgcactattgtaaagtggctgttccactggatgtcataaggtcaatgcaccaatttgtaagtcgctctgtataagagcgtctgctaaatgacttaaatgtaaatgtaaatgtaaatgtaaataaaaatattGTATAAAATGTCTTAAAGCAAAAATATACAGAAATAATACATtatctgataataataataaattattgCTTTAGAAAGGGGCACAAGACAGGGATGTCTTCTCTCCCCACTCCTGTTTGCACTGGCAATTAAATCTCTTGCAGAAAGAATTAGACAAGACCCAAACGTACAGGTAAAAATGAATATAAACTCATATAAACTTATTGGCAGATGATCTCCTGATATACCTCACCAACACTGAAAACGTAATGCTCCccttgaaaaaaatattttaagaaTCATATAAAATATCAGGATATAGAATTACCATGGAAAAGAAACTAAATACAGGCAATAGGAAAAATAATTACTAATGATCTAAAGCAATCCTTTAAGTAGACCACAAAAAATATCAATCAATTAGGATAAAAGTGAC
Proteins encoded in this window:
- the LOC124002588 gene encoding zinc finger protein 253-like; its protein translation is MMSTNNCRRKTHAGEEVERAESKGSKESKVSGRNGAETSQESPSSIQSQQPSFPCKVCKSFRHMGNVNVHVRVHTQEELYLCSVCGKQCRSSEELTGNYEIHIGEKPYRCHSCGKGFRQAGELRVHTGEKSYKCSECGKMFISPLHSESVRRSTQERSPIAARSVGNSSLRRFTSTCT